Proteins found in one Asterias rubens chromosome 12, eAstRub1.3, whole genome shotgun sequence genomic segment:
- the LOC117297473 gene encoding uncharacterized protein LOC117297473 isoform X2, whose product MDSNFLSYLGGFCGFSRSFNRSVLALDHRLHQDYRKALNYGSLPCNRLRILTIGDKGVGKSSTLHYLQGDVCDPQAAPQATEGIEITICETSDRDPTWKLCDEGVCTSADDPGLNAAWCVCKSIDSLGGTLHKDKPTTVDSKLLSFQSKIKRKETKNCTSSCLTHEKVFKAILQLSLCMVYQIKLSAPAALMLILSPFINDGYGVVCWLSVFASVPVFKGDFNSSYRFITSVGLQIIAIDVAVTAKENVSLVVDSAQVVTPCWWWDVLAFVCLAPGLCVLSLLFGLLCGTGCRSGLAIAFCLMTHQSVVHKHTKAAVAICIGNLIGLLMLRGGLNINPSQKNIRMYSLILFTLLTFMCLFIQPHQLFTYHVSDVIIGMFMGIGNAHGVLKGRKIVAKRKLKLPYHVKKTFGFAVGITLGHLVGWRLVIRNGDVLSIVCSVLAALGFLFYDFLVAKKVWHLENNQGIPISTIRHFLMDSANKDNPVTIKLHFWDNAGDSVYQTMQQFFRPAEAVYLLVFSLKTAMENEDWQLDRLRQWLFTLKAHSKNPTTLIFIVGTHRDSVTKEFVDSFSTRVDGQLYNDFCSILAINGDKGPVYIVENSKPMDEHGMILRQAILNTAKTTPLMNELFPIRYLSILNKIKELQSDEWIMTTSDLLDEIAEDGMTLTDLQKVLAGLNRTGDVIYREDDEILKEYVVINPQNLLDVLKTVVCIPPKASLILTEADDWSVLENEGVASLRLIKSVVGSDSLLHCVIRLMKAYDLAIPVPYSGIETDYSQPAYNGDLLSTRGQSTTTPELSGYFIVPSHLPEFNGDNEDFWEPSQQDEEYVFDFGYVSADSIFHRLLAKCWCDRDTGELVYNTRGRFRYQQANFYTMRLQKMSLSQNTIQVTILYDRHNCCSLKILRYIRQHLEEIRKMDFPKLPYTCGPVCRVCSKEDRLRVLKVCGDDKQFPTANMQYETFMDLGKYHKVHLTPQLPITNTTWKSVWCTHSRWFSPPHVAQIHPYPA is encoded by the exons ATGGATTCAAATTTTTTGTCTTATCTCGGTGGTTTCTGTGGCTTCAGTCGCAGTTTCAATCGCAGTGTACTTGCCCTCGATCATCGCTTACACCAAGACTACCGCAAAGCTCTCAACTATGGATCCCTGCCGTGTAATCGGCTCAGAATCCTCACCATTGGAGACAAGGGTGTTGGCAAATCTAGTACCCTGCATTACCTTCAAGGAGATGTGTGTGATCCCCAGGCAGCACCACAAGCTACGGAGGGCATCGAGATCACTATTTGCGAGACATCAGATCGTGATCCGACTTGGAAACTTTGCGACGAGGGTGTGTGTACTTCGGCAGACGACCCTGGCCTGAACGCCGCTTGGTGTGTGTGTAAGAGCATAGACAGTTTAGGTGGAACTTTACACAAAGATAAACCAACTACAGTGGACTCTAAGCTACTAAGTTTCCAAAGCAAGATCAAACGCAAGGAAACTAAAAACTGCACTTCATCATGTCTTACACACGAGAAAGTATTTAAAGCAATTCTACAGCTATCACTCTGCATGGTTTATCAGATCAAGCTCTCAGCCCCAGCCGCTCTAATGTTAATTTTGAGTCCTTTTATTAACGATGGATACGGGGTTGTTTGCTGGCTCTCTGTTTTTGCTTCTGTCCCTGTTTTCAAAGGCGACTTTAATTCCTCCTATCGGTTCATAACGTCTGTTGGATTACAAATTATTGCAATCGACGTTGCCGTAACTGCAAAAGAAAACGTCAGCCTTGTTGTAGATAGCGCTCAGGTGGTCACGCCTTGTTGGTGGTGGGATGTGTTGGCCTTTGTATGCTTGGCTCCTGGCTTGTGTGTCCTAAGCCTGTTGTTTGGGCTGCTTTGTGGCACTGGCTGTCGAAGTGGATTGGCCATAGCTTTCTGCCTTATGACACATCAGTCAGTTGTCCATAAGCACACTAAGGCTGCAGTTGCAATATGCATTGGGAACCTGATAGGCTTATTAATGTTGCGTGGTGGACTCAATATAAACCCGTCTCAAAAAAACATCAGGATGTACTCGTTGATTCTCTTCACTCTGTTGACGTTCATGTGTCTGTTCATTCAACCGCACCAGTTATTTACTTACCATGTGTCTGATGTAATAATTGGTATGTTTATGGGGATCGGTAACGCCCACGGAGTTCTAAAAGGCCGCAAGATTGTGGCTAAAAGGAAGCTTAAACTTCCATACCATGTGAAGAAAACGTTTGGCTTCGCCGTAGGTATCACACTTGGTCACCTAGTTGGTTGGAGGTTGGTAATTAGAAATGGGGATGTTCTATCTATTGTCTGCTCTGTGCTTGCTGCtcttgggtttttattttacgaCTTCTTGGTTGCCAAGAAGGTTTGGCATTTGGAAAACAATCAGGGTATTCCGATTTCAACTATCCGACACTTCCTGATGGATTCCGCAAATAAAGACAACCCTGTAACCATTAAGCTACATTTCTGGGACAATGCTGGGGACAGTGTTTACCAAACAATGCAGCAATTTTTCAGGCCAGCGGAAGCAGTATACCTTCTGGTATTCTCATTAAAGACTGCCATGGAGAACGAAGACTGGCAGCTTGATCGTTTGCGGCAGTGGCTGTTTACCTTGAAAGCTCACTCCAAGAATCCAACCACCCTGATTTTCATTGTTGGTACCCATCGAGACAGCGTCACGAAGGAGTTTGTTGACAGCTTCTCGACTCGAGTTGACGGCCAACTCTACAATGACTTCTGCAGCATATTGGCAATCAATGGTGACAAGGGACCTGTCTACATAGTGGAGAATTCTAAACCGATGGACGAGCATGGGATGATCCTACGTCAGGCTATTTTAAACACTGCCAAGACAACACCGCTGATGAACGAGTTGTTTCCTATCCGATACCTGAGCATCCttaacaaaatcaaagagtTGCAATCAGATGAGTGGATCATGACCACATCTGATCTCCTTGATGAGATTGCGGAGGATGGCATGACGCTTACCGATCTGCAGAAGGTCCTGGCCGGGCTGAACCGCACGGGAGACGTAATCTACCGAGAAGATGATGAGATTCTCAAAGAGTATGTTGTAATTAATCCTCAGAACCTACTGGATGTACTGAAGACAGTCGTCTGCATTCCTCCAAAGGCTTCACTAATTTTGACCGAAGCAGATGACTGGTCTGTATTGGAAAACGAAGGTGTGGCTTCTTTGAGACTCATCAAGTCTGTAGTTGGATCTGACTCGCTTCTGCACTGCGTTATACGATTGATGAAAGCTTACGACCTGGCTATACCTGTTCCATACTCCGGTATAGAGACAGACTATTCACAGCCAGCATATAATGGTGACCTTCTCTCCACTCGCGGACAATCAACAACCACACCAGAGCTTTCGGGCTACTTCATCGTACCAAGTCATCTCCCGGAGTTCAATGGAGACAATGAGGACTTCTGGGAACCATCCCAACAGGATGAAGAGTATGTCTTTGACTTCGGTTACGTATCTGCTGACTCAATCTTCCATCGCCTTCTTGCGAAATGTTGGTGTGATAGAGACACTGGTGAACTG GTTTATAACACGAGAGGGCGTTTCAGATATCAGCAAGCCAATTTTTACACTATGAGATTACAGAAGATGTCGCTCTCGCAGAATACAATACAAGTGACTATACTCTATGATCGTCACAACTGTTGCTCACTCAAG ATTCTTCGATATATCCGGCAGCATCTTGAGGAAATTCGCAAGATGGATTTCCCCAAGCTACCGTACACCTGTGGGCCAGTGTGCCGTGTTTGTAGCAAGGAGGACCGCCTGAGAGTTCTGAAGGTGTGCGGTGACGACAAGCAGTTTCCCACTGCTAATATGCAGTATGAGACGTTCATGGATCTGGGCAAATACCACAAGGTTCATCTGACGCCGCAG CTTCCAATAACAAACACAACTTGGAAATCGGTCTGGTGTACACATTCACGCTGGTTCTCACCTCCACACGTCGCACAAATCCATCCTTATCCGGCATAG
- the LOC117297473 gene encoding uncharacterized protein LOC117297473 isoform X1 produces MDSNFLSYLGGFCGFSRSFNRSVLALDHRLHQDYRKALNYGSLPCNRLRILTIGDKGVGKSSTLHYLQGDVCDPQAAPQATEGIEITICETSDRDPTWKLCDEGVCTSADDPGLNAAWCVCKSIDSLGGTLHKDKPTTVDSKLLSFQSKIKRKETKNCTSSCLTHEKVFKAILQLSLCMVYQIKLSAPAALMLILSPFINDGYGVVCWLSVFASVPVFKGDFNSSYRFITSVGLQIIAIDVAVTAKENVSLVVDSAQVVTPCWWWDVLAFVCLAPGLCVLSLLFGLLCGTGCRSGLAIAFCLMTHQSVVHKHTKAAVAICIGNLIGLLMLRGGLNINPSQKNIRMYSLILFTLLTFMCLFIQPHQLFTYHVSDVIIGMFMGIGNAHGVLKGRKIVAKRKLKLPYHVKKTFGFAVGITLGHLVGWRLVIRNGDVLSIVCSVLAALGFLFYDFLVAKKVWHLENNQGIPISTIRHFLMDSANKDNPVTIKLHFWDNAGDSVYQTMQQFFRPAEAVYLLVFSLKTAMENEDWQLDRLRQWLFTLKAHSKNPTTLIFIVGTHRDSVTKEFVDSFSTRVDGQLYNDFCSILAINGDKGPVYIVENSKPMDEHGMILRQAILNTAKTTPLMNELFPIRYLSILNKIKELQSDEWIMTTSDLLDEIAEDGMTLTDLQKVLAGLNRTGDVIYREDDEILKEYVVINPQNLLDVLKTVVCIPPKASLILTEADDWSVLENEGVASLRLIKSVVGSDSLLHCVIRLMKAYDLAIPVPYSGIETDYSQPAYNGDLLSTRGQSTTTPELSGYFIVPSHLPEFNGDNEDFWEPSQQDEEYVFDFGYVSADSIFHRLLAKCWCDRDTGELVYNTRGRFRYQQANFYTMRLQKMSLSQNTIQVTILYDRHNCCSLKILRYIRQHLEEIRKMDFPKLPYTCGPVCRVCSKEDRLRVLKVCGDDKQFPTANMQYETFMDLGKYHKVHLTPQLRVNCGRRCSSPELSPSLSTSRTSGDVPSLNPSISVGETSNRVTVITAGDNAKFDIHGITHQDEKP; encoded by the exons ATGGATTCAAATTTTTTGTCTTATCTCGGTGGTTTCTGTGGCTTCAGTCGCAGTTTCAATCGCAGTGTACTTGCCCTCGATCATCGCTTACACCAAGACTACCGCAAAGCTCTCAACTATGGATCCCTGCCGTGTAATCGGCTCAGAATCCTCACCATTGGAGACAAGGGTGTTGGCAAATCTAGTACCCTGCATTACCTTCAAGGAGATGTGTGTGATCCCCAGGCAGCACCACAAGCTACGGAGGGCATCGAGATCACTATTTGCGAGACATCAGATCGTGATCCGACTTGGAAACTTTGCGACGAGGGTGTGTGTACTTCGGCAGACGACCCTGGCCTGAACGCCGCTTGGTGTGTGTGTAAGAGCATAGACAGTTTAGGTGGAACTTTACACAAAGATAAACCAACTACAGTGGACTCTAAGCTACTAAGTTTCCAAAGCAAGATCAAACGCAAGGAAACTAAAAACTGCACTTCATCATGTCTTACACACGAGAAAGTATTTAAAGCAATTCTACAGCTATCACTCTGCATGGTTTATCAGATCAAGCTCTCAGCCCCAGCCGCTCTAATGTTAATTTTGAGTCCTTTTATTAACGATGGATACGGGGTTGTTTGCTGGCTCTCTGTTTTTGCTTCTGTCCCTGTTTTCAAAGGCGACTTTAATTCCTCCTATCGGTTCATAACGTCTGTTGGATTACAAATTATTGCAATCGACGTTGCCGTAACTGCAAAAGAAAACGTCAGCCTTGTTGTAGATAGCGCTCAGGTGGTCACGCCTTGTTGGTGGTGGGATGTGTTGGCCTTTGTATGCTTGGCTCCTGGCTTGTGTGTCCTAAGCCTGTTGTTTGGGCTGCTTTGTGGCACTGGCTGTCGAAGTGGATTGGCCATAGCTTTCTGCCTTATGACACATCAGTCAGTTGTCCATAAGCACACTAAGGCTGCAGTTGCAATATGCATTGGGAACCTGATAGGCTTATTAATGTTGCGTGGTGGACTCAATATAAACCCGTCTCAAAAAAACATCAGGATGTACTCGTTGATTCTCTTCACTCTGTTGACGTTCATGTGTCTGTTCATTCAACCGCACCAGTTATTTACTTACCATGTGTCTGATGTAATAATTGGTATGTTTATGGGGATCGGTAACGCCCACGGAGTTCTAAAAGGCCGCAAGATTGTGGCTAAAAGGAAGCTTAAACTTCCATACCATGTGAAGAAAACGTTTGGCTTCGCCGTAGGTATCACACTTGGTCACCTAGTTGGTTGGAGGTTGGTAATTAGAAATGGGGATGTTCTATCTATTGTCTGCTCTGTGCTTGCTGCtcttgggtttttattttacgaCTTCTTGGTTGCCAAGAAGGTTTGGCATTTGGAAAACAATCAGGGTATTCCGATTTCAACTATCCGACACTTCCTGATGGATTCCGCAAATAAAGACAACCCTGTAACCATTAAGCTACATTTCTGGGACAATGCTGGGGACAGTGTTTACCAAACAATGCAGCAATTTTTCAGGCCAGCGGAAGCAGTATACCTTCTGGTATTCTCATTAAAGACTGCCATGGAGAACGAAGACTGGCAGCTTGATCGTTTGCGGCAGTGGCTGTTTACCTTGAAAGCTCACTCCAAGAATCCAACCACCCTGATTTTCATTGTTGGTACCCATCGAGACAGCGTCACGAAGGAGTTTGTTGACAGCTTCTCGACTCGAGTTGACGGCCAACTCTACAATGACTTCTGCAGCATATTGGCAATCAATGGTGACAAGGGACCTGTCTACATAGTGGAGAATTCTAAACCGATGGACGAGCATGGGATGATCCTACGTCAGGCTATTTTAAACACTGCCAAGACAACACCGCTGATGAACGAGTTGTTTCCTATCCGATACCTGAGCATCCttaacaaaatcaaagagtTGCAATCAGATGAGTGGATCATGACCACATCTGATCTCCTTGATGAGATTGCGGAGGATGGCATGACGCTTACCGATCTGCAGAAGGTCCTGGCCGGGCTGAACCGCACGGGAGACGTAATCTACCGAGAAGATGATGAGATTCTCAAAGAGTATGTTGTAATTAATCCTCAGAACCTACTGGATGTACTGAAGACAGTCGTCTGCATTCCTCCAAAGGCTTCACTAATTTTGACCGAAGCAGATGACTGGTCTGTATTGGAAAACGAAGGTGTGGCTTCTTTGAGACTCATCAAGTCTGTAGTTGGATCTGACTCGCTTCTGCACTGCGTTATACGATTGATGAAAGCTTACGACCTGGCTATACCTGTTCCATACTCCGGTATAGAGACAGACTATTCACAGCCAGCATATAATGGTGACCTTCTCTCCACTCGCGGACAATCAACAACCACACCAGAGCTTTCGGGCTACTTCATCGTACCAAGTCATCTCCCGGAGTTCAATGGAGACAATGAGGACTTCTGGGAACCATCCCAACAGGATGAAGAGTATGTCTTTGACTTCGGTTACGTATCTGCTGACTCAATCTTCCATCGCCTTCTTGCGAAATGTTGGTGTGATAGAGACACTGGTGAACTG GTTTATAACACGAGAGGGCGTTTCAGATATCAGCAAGCCAATTTTTACACTATGAGATTACAGAAGATGTCGCTCTCGCAGAATACAATACAAGTGACTATACTCTATGATCGTCACAACTGTTGCTCACTCAAG ATTCTTCGATATATCCGGCAGCATCTTGAGGAAATTCGCAAGATGGATTTCCCCAAGCTACCGTACACCTGTGGGCCAGTGTGCCGTGTTTGTAGCAAGGAGGACCGCCTGAGAGTTCTGAAGGTGTGCGGTGACGACAAGCAGTTTCCCACTGCTAATATGCAGTATGAGACGTTCATGGATCTGGGCAAATACCACAAGGTTCATCTGACGCCGCAG